A part of Flavobacteriaceae bacterium GSB9 genomic DNA contains:
- a CDS encoding cytochrome c codes for MNKLTIYFGIILLLSISIYFLFSSNSQKSNNDDFNFGAFHIKIPEHWKKIEFDGIDSYVGGITNGNDSLTFDYGWYSYDFSYEDGEKQLFATDTINGKIALITKPKETGNGTIGIYIEKAYKENRFNLIGKNIADEDLILEIFKSIKFKDSDTTLNSESIGFSNKITPYSGRSLFYANCAACHHKNKNMTGPAFGGIKELEFKKWILDSKDLNEIDKTEFGISYHRKAFGKLLTENEIEKLIEYSKSE; via the coding sequence ATGAATAAATTGACAATATATTTTGGAATAATTTTATTGCTATCAATAAGTATTTACTTCTTATTTAGTTCAAATTCCCAAAAGTCAAATAATGATGATTTTAATTTTGGTGCTTTTCACATTAAAATTCCAGAACACTGGAAAAAAATTGAATTTGACGGAATAGACAGCTATGTTGGCGGCATCACAAATGGAAACGACTCATTGACTTTTGACTATGGCTGGTATTCTTATGACTTTAGCTATGAAGATGGTGAAAAACAGCTTTTCGCGACCGACACAATAAATGGAAAAATTGCATTGATAACCAAACCAAAAGAAACTGGAAATGGGACAATTGGAATTTATATCGAAAAAGCATACAAAGAAAACCGATTTAATTTGATTGGAAAAAACATAGCGGATGAGGACTTGATTTTGGAAATTTTTAAATCAATAAAATTTAAGGATAGTGACACAACTTTAAATTCTGAAAGTATCGGATTTTCTAATAAAATAACACCTTATTCTGGTCGGAGTTTATTTTATGCAAACTGTGCTGCTTGTCATCATAAAAACAAAAATATGACCGGACCAGCATTTGGTGGAATAAAAGAATTGGAATTTAAAAAATGGATTCTTGATTCAAAAGATTTAAATGAAATAGACAAAACTGAATTTGGTATTAGCTATCATAGAAAAGCTTTCGGGAAATTATTGACCGAAAATGAAATAGAAAAACTAATAGAATACAGTAAATCGGAATAA
- a CDS encoding transposase, whose amino-acid sequence MYKNDKVIRRYSEPFKLKILDELTTGKLNKYQLGKLYGIAPTTINEWIRKYNRKDLMNTRIKVETKDEITRIKALQKEIKQLKQLLLKKDLDALVLDSYLEVAAEQLGYKSVTELKKKLNI is encoded by the coding sequence ATGTACAAAAATGACAAAGTAATTAGACGGTATTCAGAACCTTTTAAATTAAAAATTTTAGACGAACTTACCACCGGAAAGTTAAACAAGTATCAACTGGGTAAACTCTATGGTATTGCTCCTACGACCATTAATGAATGGATTAGAAAGTACAACCGTAAAGACCTTATGAACACTAGAATTAAAGTGGAAACTAAAGACGAAATAACACGTATTAAAGCGCTTCAAAAGGAAATCAAGCAGCTAAAACAACTCTTGCTTAAAAAGGATTTAGATGCTCTAGTGTTAGATTCTTATCTTGAAGTAGCAGCTGAACAGTTAGGTTATAAATCCGTAACCGAACTAAAAAAAAAGCTAAATATCTAG
- a CDS encoding RDD family protein: MENRIKAFAVDYLIMCIIGYLTFKITDNIFLGIMIIYPITMNKDFLNGKSIGKRLFNIQVQNLTDQKASEWKCSFRNFLFIIPFDLIFTIFSPTRRIGDRIAGTKIGINKECTLKTIRNELKNYRINKNLIFGLLFALANTYALIWLYEIILS; this comes from the coding sequence TTGGAAAATAGAATTAAAGCATTTGCAGTAGACTATTTGATTATGTGTATAATCGGATATTTAACATTTAAAATTACGGACAATATATTTTTAGGAATAATGATAATCTATCCAATAACAATGAACAAAGATTTTCTTAATGGAAAAAGCATTGGAAAAAGATTATTCAATATTCAAGTCCAAAATCTGACTGACCAAAAAGCGTCTGAATGGAAATGCTCATTCAGGAATTTTCTTTTCATCATTCCATTCGACCTAATATTTACAATTTTTAGCCCAACTAGAAGAATTGGCGACCGAATTGCAGGAACCAAAATTGGAATTAATAAAGAATGTACTCTAAAAACTATAAGGAATGAATTAAAAAATTATCGGATTAATAAAAACCTGATTTTTGGATTATTATTCGCTTTAGCCAATACTTACGCCTTGATATGGCTCTATGAAATAATATTAAGCTAA
- a CDS encoding DUF2846 domain-containing protein, protein MKKTFALTLILFTTLIYSQSNNSDYLVTVENDTIHCKIIELKNKKVTYIINGEKGKKKKNIFKFADVHFTDKSIIKNPLNIKIEKPESGYAHVYFYRPYVYTGSALACKVEYNGNSFINIKTHSYYLHKVKAGEVHKYNQKNLKKDIIEIDAKDGEIYFIRGSFGGTGEAFINNMNMSNSLHIFKDNPKVAEYVILTMKKESPKY, encoded by the coding sequence ATGAAAAAAACATTTGCTCTTACCCTAATTTTATTTACTACTTTGATTTACTCTCAATCAAATAATTCTGATTATTTGGTAACTGTTGAAAATGATACCATTCATTGTAAAATTATTGAATTAAAAAATAAAAAAGTTACATACATCATAAATGGTGAAAAAGGAAAAAAGAAAAAGAACATATTCAAATTTGCAGATGTACATTTTACTGACAAATCAATAATTAAAAACCCTTTAAATATTAAAATTGAAAAACCTGAATCTGGCTATGCTCACGTTTATTTTTATAGACCTTATGTCTATACAGGTTCAGCACTTGCCTGTAAAGTTGAATATAACGGAAATTCATTCATTAATATTAAAACTCACAGTTACTATTTGCATAAAGTAAAAGCTGGAGAAGTTCATAAATATAACCAGAAAAACCTAAAAAAAGATATTATCGAAATTGACGCAAAAGATGGAGAAATTTATTTTATTCGAGGTTCATTTGGAGGAACAGGAGAGGCTTTTATAAATAATATGAATATGTCAAATTCATTACACATTTTTAAAGATAATCCCAAAGTTGCGGAATATGTTATTTTGACAATGAAAAAAGAAAGTCCTAAATATTAA